In Oncorhynchus masou masou isolate Uvic2021 chromosome 10, UVic_Omas_1.1, whole genome shotgun sequence, a single genomic region encodes these proteins:
- the LOC135547073 gene encoding ras-related protein Rab-17-like — protein MGKKTQRRESTGPRSPGPTTPTRDTRTIRVKMVLLGSSGVGKSSLAIRFSKDEFKGTLPTVGCAYFTQVVCLSDVTFHFEIWDTAGQEKYHSVTPLYYRGAHAALVVYDISKRESFIRAQMWLRELEKHYIPASTVMVLVGNKGDLSELRQVTLQEGHSLAVDRGLLFMETSAKSGNQVSELMLAIAHRVKRCTSEHQSGLTEWQETELVNLRRSETLQHSLASCCPSIGP, from the exons ATGGGGAAGAAAACTCAAAGGAGGGAATCAACAGGGCCCCGGTCACCTGGGCCAACAACTCCAACAAGAGACACCAGGACAATACGGGTGAAGATGGTGCTGTTGGGAAGCTCTGGGGTGGGGAAGTCCAGTCTGGCAATACGTTTCAGCAAGGATGAGTTTAAAGGCACTTTACCCACCGTAGGCT GTGCCTACTTCACCCAGgtggtgtgtctgagtgatgTCACATTTCACTTTGAGATCTGGGACACGGCGGGACAGGAGAAATACCACAGTGTTACCCCGCTGTACTACAGAGGAGCCCATGCAGCACTGGTGGTGTACGATATCAGCAAACGA gagagCTTCATAAGGGCCCAGATGTGGCTTCGGGAGCTGGAGAAGCACTATATTCCGGCTTCCACCGTGATGGTACTAGTAGGAAACAAGGGGGATCTTTCAGAGCTGCGCCAGGTGACATTACAG GAAGGGCATAGTCTTGCCGTTGACAGAGGCTTGCTTTTTATGGAGACCTCGGCCAAGTCAGGGAATCAAGTCAGTGAACTGATGCTGGCTATTG ccCACAGGGTGAAGAGGTGTACAAGTGAGCATCAAAGCGGTCTGACAGAGTGGCAGGAGACAGAGTTAGTGAACCTGCGCCGCTCTGAGACCCTACAGCACTCTCTTGCATCCTGTTGCCCCTCCATTGGACCctaa